AGAATTCAGCACTAGCTCAAGCACAACAAGACGGCTGCACTGGCAATTTTAGGATCTTTGATTCTCCTTTTGGGAATTTTCTTGTACCTGTAGTTCCAACTCGTGCTGAACTGGGTGGATAATCCATGTTTTTAAGTGAAGGTAACTTTTGTTTATGTCCATTCTTTTTGCCGCTTTTAATTTGGTATTGTTAATACCTACTCCTTAGTTAAAACATCATTGTTTGGTACATGTTTGATGAAATTCTCGAAAGAAGTTGGGATCTTCTCTTAATATTCTAGGTTCCCCATGTCCATGTGGTTTAGAAACAACATGGGTTCTTCTGTGTAAAACTAAATAAAAGCAAAATGAGTATTGTTGAATTATTCATGCAATTGAATTGACTACTTTAAAGTTAATAACTATGGCATAAATATTTTCTACATAAATGGAAGACGGAACACTTAGCTCTAGAATGGTTTAGAAGATCTTTCCTATGCTCTGGCTTGAACAGTCTACATTTTATGCAGTTTGTTGTCATATATTCATTAGGAACTGCATATTTAGCGGCTCTCACACCAAAGTATCAGGGTGTCTATCACTCATTTGCTAATTATATTTAGTTTCGATTTGGCTTCTTGAAAAAGTTACAGAAATAGTTTATTCGATGAAGACATTCATTTTTGCCAAATTTCATGTGTGTTGCAtccacccccacccccccacccccccTTTCTTTTTTGAATGGAGATGGATTATTTTATCTTCTTTGAATACCTAAGCTGAGCTGCCTTGAGTTTCTCTTTATTATCTTGATTGGAGGTTAAATCTATCACTTGCATaaattttagatatttcttgCATTTTGCTGTCGCTCATGCTAGCAGGTGATGAAATCATAGAACCAGAACTGACTTTTTCATAGTGTGGAACCTCGGAAACTTGGACGATTACAGAGTAAAACAGGGATATGTCATTTAGCCAGAAGGTCCTCTACTTAACGACTTTGCAAAGATGCTTGCGGTCTCCATGGTTAACCCAAACTTATTCTTTCTCAGACATTGTTCACAAGAAAACAAAGCTTGCTCCTCTACAGGTTCTTCATGCTTCCACTTCTCTCCCTCTACAATTACTGCTTTAGATATACATACTCTTATATCCCAGTATCCATTTGTCCGTTTATACAAGTTTCCTTACAGGAAAGGAGAATGATTGATCGCTTTCGCATATGGGCCAAAGGAGGTGATGGTGGCAGCGGTTGTACCAGTATTCGTCGTAGTCGACATGATCGCCGTGGCACACCTGACGGTATGTTCTCTAATCAGTTCATACCTCATGGGTGGTGGGGAGGCAATATGTAACTAGTTGACTCTCATCTTCCATCTTTTCATAATTTCACTTCACTTCTGCCATCCTCCATCTTTGTGTGTTCCCCTTGGACTTCACTCCTGAAACAATTACCCTCACGCCGCATCGCTTCATTGATGTAAGGAAATCTATTATGGGTATCTCATAGTCATCTCAAGAGTCTTTTACCCCTCTTTTTAATGCATACTATTTTGTGTTCAAGCTCTTGTAAGTATTTTTGTTATTGGATCGAAGCGACAAATAGCTGAAGTAGCAAGGTcactttgttatattttttaagtATTTGATCGTAATAGCAATCACTGAGTAATTATGTCAAATTAATAATTCGTTTAAGTTTATGTAATCGTTAAAATCTAGATTATGTCGTTGTTGAGAGTTGAAAATTTCACCTTAAAAAGATAATCCGAATTCCTATAAATCCTTATAATTTTAGTTAAAATAACTAAAATGCTCTTCAACATTAGCGGTATTTAACGAACATAAAAGAACATATAAGGGTACCTAACTGAATCCCAAACATTACTATGTTGAAAGTCATATTTATTCCTAAACGTAGCTAAAGGACTAATTAATAGTTATTGCATCCAAAA
The nucleotide sequence above comes from Nicotiana tabacum cultivar K326 chromosome 12, ASM71507v2, whole genome shotgun sequence. Encoded proteins:
- the LOC142166876 gene encoding putative GTP-binding protein OBGM, mitochondrial; its protein translation is MSFSQKVLYLTTLQRCLRSPWLTQTYSFSDIVHKKTKLAPLQERRMIDRFRIWAKGGDGGSGCTSIRRSRHDRRGTPDDVGCTQTWRSPLPLPPLRVLLP